In Achromobacter pestifer, the DNA window ACCGGCCACCGTCCCACCGTCAAGGGCGGCTACTTCCCCGTGCCCCCGGTCGATTCGTTCCAGGACATGCGTTCGGAAATGTGCCTGCTCATGGAGCAGATGGGCGTGCCGGTCGAAGTGCACCACCATGAAGTGGCCGGCGCCGGCCAGCTCGAAATCGGTACCAAGTTCAGCACGCTGGTGCAGCGCGCCGACTGGACGCAGATCGTCAAGTACGTCATTCACAACGTGGCCCACGCCTACGGCAAGACCGCCACGTTCATGCCCAAGCCCATCGTCGGCGACAACGGCTCCGGCATGCACGTCCACCAGTCCATCTGGAAGGACGGCCAGAACCTGTTCGCGGGCAACGGCTACGCCGGCCTGTCGGAATTCGCGCTGTACTACATCGGCGGCATCATCAAGCACGCTCGCGCGCTGAACGCCATCACCAACCCGGGCACGAACTCGTACAAGCGCCTGGTTCCGCACTACGAAGCGCCCGTGAAGCTGGCCTACTCGGCCCGCAACCGTTCGGCCTCGATCCGCATTCCGTACGTCGGCAACCCGAAGGGCCGCCGCGTCGAAGCGCGCTTCCCGGACCCCCTGGCCAACCCGTACCTGGCTTTCTCGGCCCTGATGATGGCCGGCCTGGACGGCGTGCAGAACAAGATTCACCCCGGCGATCCCGCCGACAAGAACCTGTACGACCTGCCGCCGGAAGAAGACGCCAAGATCCCGACCGTCTGCGCCTCGCTGGAACAGGCTCTGGAAGCCCTGGACAACGACCGCGAGTTCCTGACCCGCGGCGGCGTGTTCAGCAACGACATGCTCAGCGCCTACATCGACCTGA includes these proteins:
- the glnA gene encoding type I glutamate--ammonia ligase; the protein is MASPKDVLKQIADNEVKFVDFRFTDTIGREHHITVPLSHIDEDKLESGQAFDGSSIPGWKGIEASDMLLIPDLSTANLDPFREEPTMILSCDVVEPSDLKGYDRDPRSLAKRAEAYLKSSGLGDTAYFGPEPEFFVFDGVTWNSDMSGTFVKIKSEEAPWSSGLEFEGGNTGHRPTVKGGYFPVPPVDSFQDMRSEMCLLMEQMGVPVEVHHHEVAGAGQLEIGTKFSTLVQRADWTQIVKYVIHNVAHAYGKTATFMPKPIVGDNGSGMHVHQSIWKDGQNLFAGNGYAGLSEFALYYIGGIIKHARALNAITNPGTNSYKRLVPHYEAPVKLAYSARNRSASIRIPYVGNPKGRRVEARFPDPLANPYLAFSALMMAGLDGVQNKIHPGDPADKNLYDLPPEEDAKIPTVCASLEQALEALDNDREFLTRGGVFSNDMLSAYIDLKMADVNRLRMTPHPVEFDMYYSL